One Benincasa hispida cultivar B227 chromosome 5, ASM972705v1, whole genome shotgun sequence genomic window carries:
- the LOC120078071 gene encoding putative 12-oxophytodienoate reductase 11, with product MANQIPSIPDLFTSYKMGNFNLSHRIVLAPLTRQRSYNNVPQQHAILYYSQRTTNGGFLIAEATGVSDTAQGYPDTPGIWTKEQVEAWKPIVDAVHSKGGIFFCQIWHVGRVSNSDFQPNGQAPISSSDKLLLPQVRANGIDVAQFTPPRRLRTDEIPQIVNHFRLAARNAIEAGFDGVEIHGAHGYLIDQFLKDQVNDRTDQYGGSLKNRCRFALEVVEAVVNEIGGDRVGIRLSPFADFMEAGDSNPKALGMYMAESLNKYGILYCHMVEPRMKTVLEKVECPHSLLPMRKAFKGTFIAAGGYDKGDGNRAIAENRADLIAYGRWFLANPDLPRRFEIDAPLNQYNRDTFYVSDPVVGYTDYPFLDK from the exons ATGGCTAATCAAATTCCCAGCATTCCTGATCTCTTCACTTCTTACAAGATGGGCAACTTCAATCTTTCTCACAGAATTGTATTGGCTCCATTAACAAGACAAAGATCCTACAACAATGTTCCTCAACAACATGCTATCTTATATTACTCCCAGAGAACAACCAATGGGGGTTTCTTAATAGCCGAGGCCACTGGAGTTTCTGACACTGCCCAAGG CTATCCTGATACACCTGGGATATGGACAAAGGAACAAGTGGAGGCATGGAAACCAATTGTGGATGCTGTTCATAGCAAAGGTGGAATATTCTTTTGTCAGATATGGCATGTAGGCAGGGTTTCAAATTCAG ATTTTCAACCAAATGGACAAGCTCCAATCTCATCATCAGATAAGCTATTGTTACCGCAAGTTCGGGCTAATGGAATTGATGTTGCACAATTTACCCCTCCAAGACGTCTAAGAACGGATGAAATCCCTCAAATTGTCAACCATTTTAGGCTTGCAGCTAGGAATGCCATTGAAGCTG GTTTTGATGGAGTTGAAATCCATGGAGCTCATGGTTACCTTATTGATCAGTTCTTGAAAGATCAAGTGAACGATCGAACAGACCAATATGGAGGGTCTCTCAAAAACCGTTGTAGATTTGCTTTAGAAGTAGTTGAAGCTGTTGTAAACGAGATTGGTGGAGACAGAGTCGGGATAAGACTATCGCCGTTTGCAGATTTCATGGAGGCAGGAGATTCAAATCCGAAAGCTTTGGGAATGTACATGGCGGAGAGTTTGAACAAATATGGAATTTTGTACTGCCACATGGTGGAGCCACGGATGAAAACTGTTCTGGAGAAAGTTGAGTGTCCTCATAGCCTATTACCAATGAGAAAGGCATTCAAGGGAACATTCATAGCTGCTGGGGGGTATGATAAGGGAGATGGAAACAGAGCCATTGCTGAGAATAGAGCAGATCTTATTGCTTATGGACGTTGGTTTTTGGCAAATCCAGACTTGCCAAGGAGATTCGAGATAGATGCTCCTCTCAACCAATACAATAGAGATACTTTTTACGTATCAGATCCAGTGGTTGGTTACACGGATTATCCTTTTTTGGACAAGTAG